A segment of the Leptospira hartskeerlii genome:
TGGAGAGTTTTTACTCTTCCGTCCAAAATTTCCGGAAACCCGGTATAATCGTCTATTGCGATCGCTTTGATTCCGTTTTCTGTGAGTGTTTTGAGGGTTCCGCCAGTGGAAATGATTTCCACTCCTTTGGATTCGAGGTACTTAGCGAATCCGATAAGTCCTGTTTTGTCGCTAACTGAAATAAGGGCACGAGTGATTTTGACCATGCTAGAGGATTGAGACCTTCCTGTCTTTGATGAAGAGCCGATCTTCGCAGAAGTATTTAACCGCGAGGGGCAGGATTTTATGTTCCTCTTTGAGAATGGCAAGAGTCAATTCTCTTTCGGTCATTCCTTCCTCGATTTTAACAACTCCTTGCAAAATAATAGGACCAGAATCCACACCTTCATCCACAAAATGAGCGGTGCAACCCGCGAACTTGACCCCATAATCGAATGCCTGTTTCTGAGCATGCAGACCGGTAAAGGAGGGAAGAAGAGAAGGGTGTATATTGATGATCCTATTTTGAAAGGCTCGGATGATTTCCGGTTTTAGAATTCTCATGTACCCGCAGGCCACGATCAGATCCGGGGAGATTTCTTCCAGGGTACGGAGAAGATCCAGATGGTATTCTTCTTTTTTGGAATAAGACTTCCAGTCTAAAATTTTGGCCGGCACATTATGGCTAGCAGCAATCTGTATAGAACCTGCCTCAGGGTTGTCTGTGACTAAAAATGCAGGATTTCCGGGAATTTTTCCCTTTTGGATCACCTGAAGGACAGCTTTCAGGTTGCTCCCCCGCCCAGAGGCCAAAAAGACAAGCTTTTTTCTGGGTTTGGGAATCAGACTTGCCAAGAATTTTCGCATCCGATACGATAAGAATTACCAGTCCACGTTAAGGCGGTCCGGAATTTTGTCGAAAAGTATTTCAGGAGAGACACATGTCACTTGCTAGAAAATCGACGGCGTCCGTCGAACAGTATAAATCCAATGAAATTTCTACTGTGAGTCAGGGCCGGCTTATCGTGATGTTATATGAAGGGGCAATTCGCTTCCTGAACGTTGCCATCGAGAATAATACACCCCGCAAGTACGACGTGGTGAACAATAATATCCTAAAAGCCCAAGAAATTGTGACTGAACTGATGCTTGCTCTTAACATGGAGAACGGCGGAGAGGTTGCAAACAACCTTCTTGGAATTTATGTTTATATTAAAAAGCGCTTATTAGAAGCCAATATGAAGAAGGACAGTGAGATCCTTTCCGAAATTATCAAATACCTGGAAGATCTAAAACTTGCTTGGGAAGAAATTGAGAAGAAGGAAAAAACTTCTTCCGTGGTTCCAATGCCTGCTGCCGGTTCGAGAGGTACTGGACTCTCTCTCCAAGGTTAGGACTTTTAATGGCGGGTAGGGTTCCTAAAAATCTAAATTCTACGGAAGAAAAACTTTTCTCTTATTACGAGGAGAAAATTTCCTTTTTGGATAAACTGATAGAACTCCAAAAACGCCAGTTGCAAATCTTGGGTTTTGGAGACGGAGAAGGCACTGCCAAGCTGGAAATCCAAAATTCAGATCTAGTCGAAAAGATGAAACGACTGGACCGTAAGATCGAACAATTAGAAGAATCTTCTCCTCAAACTCTGGAAATTATTCGACTCTCCGATACGATCTTCCAAAAATTGGAGGAGTCCAGGGATTTGAATTCCCAAGTAGGGGAAAAGATGGAGATCATTCTGCAGGAATATCGCAAAGAGTTGAACTTGGTTCAATCCAAGATCCAACTCAAAAAATTCCTAGCTCATAGGAAGTTAGGTTGGAAGACGGGGACCTGCTGAGCCGTGCCCTGGACTTTTACGGACTCCCCAAAAAATTCGACGCAAATCTAGTCCGGAGCAGATTCCGGGAACTTTCTCGTAAATATCATCCGGATTCCGGAGAATATGAAACGGATCTTTTGTTTAAGGAATTGGTCCAATTAAGGGATGTTTTGTTATCTTCTCTCCAAAACGATTCTTTTGTAATTTTAGAAAATTCTAAAGAAGATCCGGAAGGATTTCAATTTTATAAGCTCGCTAAACAAAAAGCTGCCCAAGCGATCGAAAAATATTTTCAGTTCACTGACGGAAATCCGGTATACTTAAAGAAAGAAGATAATCCGGCACTTCTACGTTTAAGAGAAGAATTAGAAACCGCTAAAAAAGAATTGGAAGAGTTTTTGGAAAAATTTCCCAAAAGTATCTGGAAAGAAGATACTGAGAGCACTCTTAAAAAGATAAGCGTATGGTTTAAAGATTAAGGGACTTGTAATGTATTCGAAGGCATAGAGAATACATAGATATCTTTTGTTCCACTATTCAGATCCAAAGAGATCACTGAAGATCTAAGAGTTACGTAATCCCCTGAATTTAAAGTAGCCACAATCTTACAGACTCTGTTCGTATTTTCTCCAGCGCCAGGAACTGCGAGTGGACCGGCAGTCGGATTTACTTCTATTGAATATTCTTTTGGTTGGTTTGGAAGCATATTCAAAGGAAGTTCACATGCTTTTCCGGAAGAAAAATCTGCAGGATTCCTAGATGCGTCCGCAGTACTTCCTGTATACAAAGTATAACCGCTAAAAAATGCTTCCGGATTTCCGGCCCTCAATCTGAGTTCGTAAACTCCAGTACCGATCAAAGTGATTCCCACCAAAGTAGGCGGCGTCGTTACGATCCGATTTGTGGAATAATTATAACAAGATACTAAGGAAAGGATGAGTAGTAGATTAGAGAAGAATATACATATTCTTCTGGATAAAAAAAGATTCATTTAGCTGTGTATATAATCCGCCCAGCCGAATTTTTCGACCAATTGGGTGGATACTGAAAATTGTGGAAAACGTCTCTTGTTTGTCGACCGATTTTCAGGGATCTCCCACTTGAGTTCTTGGAGAAGTTTGTTTCCTTTTCTGGTATTGCAGTCCCGGCAAGCTGTGACCAGGTTTTCCCAGGTATGATAATCCTTCGGTTTTTTTTCCCGAGGGATCTCTTCCCAACGACTTTTAGGGATCACATGATCTAAGGTAAGTTTGGAAGAAGGAAGTTTACGCCTGCAGTAGACGCATTCATGATCATCTCGCAGGAATATATTTTCTCTAGAGAGCTTATGCTTACGTTTAGGGACCTTGTAATAGTCTGTGAGTAGAATAATTCGTGGAGTGGATAACTTAAGCTTTTCAGACCTGATAAATAGGCCTTTTTCGTCTTTAATGAGTTCTGCTTTTCTAAGAATAAGAAGGATAACGGCGTCTTTAACGGTCCGGATCGCAACCGGGACATAGGTCGCGTTCAGCACCAACACAGGTTGGGTTAGAACATCCATATCTAACCAAACTGTATAGATTCATAAAATTATGTCGAGTAAAAGTATTATTTCCCGGAACGTTTCTTTTTGATCGTGAAATATAGAACAAGGGCTAATACAAGAATTCCTAATAATGCAAAGACTGTAATTTGGCCTTGGTGGACTAAGTTACTGAGCTGGTCCAAATTTTTTGCACCATAGTGACCAAGATAAACCCAGATCGGAACAGAGATCGCCGCAGCGAACATATCCAAAAACAAAAATCTAAAGAAGGAAATTCGATCCGAAGTCCCGGCAGTTAGATAGATTGGCATCCTAAGACCTGGCATGAACCTAGCCATGAATACAACCCAATTTCCGTATTGGGAAAATTTCTCCTGAACTTTGGAAAATCTTTCCGGGGTTAAAAATTTGGCGATAAAAGGAATTTGTAGTACCTTCTCTCCAAAAACCCTTCCGAGTAAAAATACGGAACCGTCTCCTACAAGAACTCCAGCCATTCCTACTCCGAACATTACATGTTCATTTGCGTAGCCTAAACCAGCTAAAACTCCTCCGGAAACCAGGGAGATATCCTCAGGGATCGGAAGACCGAAACCGCATAGAATAAGGGTAGAGAAAACTGCTAGGTAAGAGAACTCATTTCCAAAGCGGGAAAAAAAATTTACTAAGTCCGGGATATTAACTAGATCCATGAATGCTTCTATCTATTCCGAGTAGAATTGCACCAGTGAAACTTATCCAGAGCAAATTGGAACCGAAAAACTAGATTTGTTTGGCTTGCTTTTAAGTCTTTTTAGGTTCCAAATTGGTTTCAGGTGCAAAAAGACAGAAACCAAATTATCCAAGCCGAAAATTCTCTATTAGCAAGCTACGCAGTTTTACAGGACGAAACTGGAGGAAGAGAATACAAAGAAGAAGAACACCCGTACCGTATTCCTTTCCAAAGAGATAGAGACAGGGTAGTTCACTCCAGCGCATTCAAAAGATTACAATATAAAACCCAAGTGTTCGTTTACTCAGTAGGGGAAAATTATCGCAATCGCCTCACTCATACTTTAGAAGTTGCAGGGATTTCTAGAACGATCGCTTCCGCATTAGGACTCAATTCTTTACTTGCAGAAACGATCGCACTCGCTCATGACCTAGGCCATACGCCTTTCGGACATGCAGGCCAAGATATGCTTTCCGATTTGATGGGCGAATTCGGTGGATTCGAACATAACAAACAATCGGTGAGGATCGTTACAATGTTGGAAACACGTTATCCGGAATTCCCTGGATTAAATCTTTCCAAAGAGACCATAAAAGGTATGATGAAACACGGAGCGGAATATGGCGGTTCCAATTTTGGAAAGGAAAGAAAAGAAGAAGGCCCGAGTTTAGAAGCACAATGTGCGGATGTAGCGGATGAGATCGCGTATACTAGTCATGATATAGATGATGGATTAGAAATGGGATATCTAAAAGCGGAAGATCTGAATTCACTGTCCCTTTGGGCAGAAACTTCTGAAATATTGAAAGGTAAATTTCCAAAACTAGCTGGAAAAGTATTCGTTCGAACTGTAATCAGAGAACTGACCAATAGTATGGTTTCTAATATGATCAGAACTATTGAATCGAGGATCTCCGATTGGAAAATTTCGGATCGAAATGATTTGAATCTTGCCTACCAAGATGGAAAAAGGATCGCAACGTACGAGCCCGCTTATGGGGAGAAGGTCCGGGAATTAAAATCCTTTTTATACAAAACATTGTATAGACATCCTTCCGTAATAGTTACAAGCGATAGAGGGAGAGATATTATAGAAACATTATTTTTCCATTTCAGAAAACAGCCTGACTCAATTCCAGAAACCTACAAGAGAAGGATCGAAAA
Coding sequences within it:
- the purN gene encoding phosphoribosylglycinamide formyltransferase, with protein sequence MASLIPKPRKKLVFLASGRGSNLKAVLQVIQKGKIPGNPAFLVTDNPEAGSIQIAASHNVPAKILDWKSYSKKEEYHLDLLRTLEEISPDLIVACGYMRILKPEIIRAFQNRIINIHPSLLPSFTGLHAQKQAFDYGVKFAGCTAHFVDEGVDSGPIILQGVVKIEEGMTERELTLAILKEEHKILPLAVKYFCEDRLFIKDRKVSIL
- the fliS gene encoding flagellar export chaperone FliS; protein product: MSLARKSTASVEQYKSNEISTVSQGRLIVMLYEGAIRFLNVAIENNTPRKYDVVNNNILKAQEIVTELMLALNMENGGEVANNLLGIYVYIKKRLLEANMKKDSEILSEIIKYLEDLKLAWEEIEKKEKTSSVVPMPAAGSRGTGLSLQG
- a CDS encoding molecular chaperone DnaJ, with the protein product MEDGDLLSRALDFYGLPKKFDANLVRSRFRELSRKYHPDSGEYETDLLFKELVQLRDVLLSSLQNDSFVILENSKEDPEGFQFYKLAKQKAAQAIEKYFQFTDGNPVYLKKEDNPALLRLREELETAKKELEEFLEKFPKSIWKEDTESTLKKISVWFKD
- a CDS encoding LIC11661 family lipoprotein; its protein translation is MNLFLSRRICIFFSNLLLILSLVSCYNYSTNRIVTTPPTLVGITLIGTGVYELRLRAGNPEAFFSGYTLYTGSTADASRNPADFSSGKACELPLNMLPNQPKEYSIEVNPTAGPLAVPGAGENTNRVCKIVATLNSGDYVTLRSSVISLDLNSGTKDIYVFSMPSNTLQVP
- a CDS encoding HNH endonuclease, yielding MDVLTQPVLVLNATYVPVAIRTVKDAVILLILRKAELIKDEKGLFIRSEKLKLSTPRIILLTDYYKVPKRKHKLSRENIFLRDDHECVYCRRKLPSSKLTLDHVIPKSRWEEIPREKKPKDYHTWENLVTACRDCNTRKGNKLLQELKWEIPENRSTNKRRFPQFSVSTQLVEKFGWADYIHS
- a CDS encoding DedA family protein produces the protein MDLVNIPDLVNFFSRFGNEFSYLAVFSTLILCGFGLPIPEDISLVSGGVLAGLGYANEHVMFGVGMAGVLVGDGSVFLLGRVFGEKVLQIPFIAKFLTPERFSKVQEKFSQYGNWVVFMARFMPGLRMPIYLTAGTSDRISFFRFLFLDMFAAAISVPIWVYLGHYGAKNLDQLSNLVHQGQITVFALLGILVLALVLYFTIKKKRSGK
- a CDS encoding deoxyguanosinetriphosphate triphosphohydrolase, whose protein sequence is MIQAENSLLASYAVLQDETGGREYKEEEHPYRIPFQRDRDRVVHSSAFKRLQYKTQVFVYSVGENYRNRLTHTLEVAGISRTIASALGLNSLLAETIALAHDLGHTPFGHAGQDMLSDLMGEFGGFEHNKQSVRIVTMLETRYPEFPGLNLSKETIKGMMKHGAEYGGSNFGKERKEEGPSLEAQCADVADEIAYTSHDIDDGLEMGYLKAEDLNSLSLWAETSEILKGKFPKLAGKVFVRTVIRELTNSMVSNMIRTIESRISDWKISDRNDLNLAYQDGKRIATYEPAYGEKVRELKSFLYKTLYRHPSVIVTSDRGRDIIETLFFHFRKQPDSIPETYKRRIEKEGLERCVCDYVAGMTDRYAEEMASTIGK